In Streptomyces sp. SN-593, a single genomic region encodes these proteins:
- a CDS encoding Asp23/Gls24 family envelope stress response protein gives MATAPSARMPPAERGALRIADRVVAKIAAQAAGEALVDAPGADLVPGDTRPHATVSVRKDTARLRLALELGYPSDIGAVCGSVRRHVTGRVGALTGMAVPEVAVEVERLHSAAGRRKDEGRVQ, from the coding sequence ATGGCGACAGCCCCATCCGCCCGGATGCCGCCCGCCGAGCGCGGCGCGCTGCGGATCGCGGACCGCGTGGTCGCGAAGATCGCCGCGCAGGCCGCCGGCGAGGCGCTCGTCGACGCGCCCGGCGCGGACCTGGTGCCGGGTGACACGCGCCCGCACGCGACGGTGTCGGTGCGCAAGGACACCGCCCGGCTGCGGCTGGCGCTCGAACTCGGATACCCCTCCGACATCGGCGCCGTGTGCGGCAGCGTGCGGCGCCATGTGACCGGACGGGTCGGGGCGCTGACCGGCATGGCGGTGCCCGAGGTGGCGGTCGAGGTCGAGCGCCTGCACTCGGCCGCCGGCCGCCGCAAGGACGAAGGGAGGGTGCAGTGA
- a CDS encoding DUF6286 domain-containing protein: protein MPTLDPGEPGPNSSSGAVQYAPGPGEPGAVHAGRFWSGRRVPAALTAAVCTGLAGLFLYDIAAVRTDRDAMAWRKTLADELATRHLDDVWIIVGAAVAAALGLWLLLLAVTPGERGVLPMARRGAGGVRAGLDRHAAELVLRDRAMEVAGVRWSRVKVGRRKITARATSHFRELDDVRRDLSAALDAAAAQLGLAKALGMRVHVQRSDKKA from the coding sequence CTGCCCACGCTCGACCCGGGTGAGCCCGGGCCGAACTCCAGCTCCGGCGCGGTCCAGTACGCCCCGGGCCCCGGTGAGCCCGGCGCGGTGCACGCGGGGCGCTTCTGGTCCGGCCGCCGCGTCCCCGCGGCGCTGACCGCCGCCGTCTGCACCGGCCTGGCCGGCCTGTTCCTCTACGACATCGCCGCGGTCCGCACCGACCGCGACGCGATGGCCTGGCGGAAGACCCTGGCGGACGAACTGGCCACCCGTCACCTGGACGACGTGTGGATCATCGTGGGCGCCGCGGTCGCCGCCGCGCTCGGCCTGTGGCTGCTGCTGCTCGCGGTGACCCCGGGCGAGCGCGGGGTGCTGCCGATGGCCCGCCGCGGCGCGGGGGGCGTGCGCGCCGGACTCGACCGGCACGCGGCCGAACTGGTGCTGCGGGACCGGGCGATGGAGGTCGCCGGGGTGCGCTGGTCCCGGGTGAAGGTGGGCCGCCGCAAGATCACCGCCCGCGCCACCTCGCACTTCCGCGAACTGGACGACGTACGGCGCGACCTGTCGGCGGCGCTGGACGCGGCGGCAGCGCAGCTCGGGCTGGCCAAGGCGCTCGGCATGCGCGTGCACGTCCAGCGGTCCGACAAGAAGGCGTGA
- a CDS encoding Asp23/Gls24 family envelope stress response protein produces the protein MSDSAQQGNPEPHGTPQAEGRTLDTMGSGGRKALGNPATRGRTTIADGVVEKIAGLAARDVLGVHAMGTGLSRTFGAVRDRVPGGGRSVARGVKAEVGEVQTALDLDIVVEYGVSIVEVARAVRENVIAAVERMTGLEVVEVNVAVGDVKLPDEDDDDDREQRVQ, from the coding sequence ATGAGTGACAGCGCACAGCAAGGCAATCCGGAGCCGCACGGCACGCCGCAGGCCGAGGGCAGGACCCTGGACACAATGGGCTCGGGCGGCCGCAAGGCCCTCGGCAACCCGGCCACGCGCGGGCGCACCACGATCGCCGACGGCGTGGTCGAGAAGATCGCCGGCCTCGCCGCACGCGACGTTCTGGGCGTGCACGCGATGGGCACGGGGCTGTCCCGCACGTTCGGCGCGGTGCGCGACCGGGTGCCCGGCGGCGGCCGTTCGGTGGCCCGCGGCGTCAAGGCCGAGGTCGGCGAGGTGCAGACCGCGCTCGACCTCGACATCGTGGTCGAGTACGGCGTGTCGATCGTCGAGGTCGCCCGCGCCGTGCGGGAGAACGTCATCGCGGCGGTGGAGCGCATGACCGGCCTTGAGGTCGTCGAGGTCAACGTCGCCGTGGGCGACGTGAAGCTGCCCGACGAGGACGATGACGACGACCGCGAGCAGCGGGTCCAGTAA
- the amaP gene encoding alkaline shock response membrane anchor protein AmaP yields the protein MRTTLNRVMLGLLGLILLVVGLSVLVGSLDLQKHWNFTMPHWWPWTGPKDVLLSAHDRTRYRSDGWWWPVVIAALAVLLLIGLWWLFAQARGRRVRQIRVDSGDGQGALLRGRAVEDVLRSEAEAYDGVAWSGARLVGKRGNPSARLVLGLEPFANPREVVAGLDSSVLARARGSAGLDELPAEARLRAVRHRARRVS from the coding sequence ATGCGCACCACGCTCAACCGGGTCATGCTCGGACTGCTGGGCCTGATCCTGCTGGTGGTCGGCCTGTCGGTCCTGGTCGGCAGCCTGGACCTGCAGAAGCACTGGAACTTCACGATGCCGCACTGGTGGCCGTGGACCGGCCCGAAGGACGTGCTGCTCAGCGCCCACGACCGGACCCGTTACCGGTCGGACGGCTGGTGGTGGCCGGTGGTGATCGCGGCGCTCGCGGTCCTGCTGCTGATCGGCCTGTGGTGGCTGTTCGCCCAGGCGCGCGGCCGCCGGGTCCGGCAGATCAGGGTGGACAGCGGCGACGGGCAGGGCGCCCTGCTGCGCGGCCGGGCGGTGGAGGACGTGCTGCGGTCGGAGGCGGAGGCGTACGACGGCGTGGCGTGGTCCGGGGCCCGACTGGTGGGCAAGCGCGGGAACCCGTCGGCGCGGCTGGTGCTGGGCTTGGAGCCGTTCGCCAACCCGCGGGAGGTCGTGGCGGGCCTGGACTCCTCGGTGCTGGCCCGGGCCCGCGGTTCGGCCGGGCTGGACGAGCTGCCCGCCGAGGCCCGGCTGCGCGCGGTGCGCCACCGGGCCCGCCGGGTGAGCTGA